The Streptomyces sp. NBC_00691 genome has a segment encoding these proteins:
- a CDS encoding PP2C family protein-serine/threonine phosphatase, whose protein sequence is MFSRRPTDSSEDLLVRLGSLTARARELAETQRSRVELAVALQRGMLPSDLPSFPGARLAVRYEPANHGLNVGGDWYDAFSLPGGRIGMSIGDVQGHNIEAAAFMGQVRVALRALASVTGDPGELLGRTNDLLISLGADLFATCTFLRLDPAAGTLECARAGHIPHIWATTDGRSGIDDSEGGPPLGVLRGVDYPATRHRLTADGVFVLLTDGVVEGPSLHIDEGLDRVTRLAGITAVAGLDVDALATAVMKLAATVGHEDDAAVLVVGHDGGPARSAAEG, encoded by the coding sequence GCGCGGGAACTGGCCGAGACGCAGCGTTCCCGTGTCGAGCTCGCCGTGGCCCTGCAGCGCGGCATGCTGCCCTCGGACCTGCCCAGTTTTCCCGGCGCCCGGCTGGCCGTCCGCTATGAGCCCGCCAACCACGGGCTCAACGTCGGCGGTGACTGGTACGACGCCTTCTCCCTGCCCGGCGGGCGGATCGGCATGTCCATCGGTGACGTGCAGGGACACAACATCGAGGCCGCCGCCTTCATGGGACAGGTCCGCGTCGCCCTGCGCGCGCTGGCCTCCGTCACCGGAGACCCGGGAGAGCTGCTCGGTCGCACCAACGACCTGCTGATCTCTCTGGGCGCCGACCTCTTCGCCACCTGTACCTTCCTGCGGCTCGACCCCGCTGCCGGCACCCTGGAGTGCGCCCGGGCCGGTCACATCCCCCACATCTGGGCCACCACCGACGGCCGCTCCGGCATCGACGACAGCGAGGGCGGGCCTCCCCTCGGTGTGCTGCGCGGCGTGGACTACCCGGCTACGCGCCACCGGCTCACCGCAGACGGTGTCTTCGTCCTGCTGACCGACGGGGTGGTGGAGGGGCCCTCGCTCCACATCGACGAGGGACTGGACCGGGTGACGCGGCTCGCCGGGATCACCGCCGTCGCCGGACTGGACGTCGACGCGCTCGCCACCGCCGTCATGAAGCTGGCGGCCACGGTGGGGCACGAGGACGACGCGGCCGTCCTGGTCGTCGGCCATGACGGCGGTCCGGCCCGGTCAGCGGCCGAGGGGTGA